The sequence AGTTTGGGAAGGTCCGGGAACTGGACGATCGCCTGGGGATTGTTGCCTTTTAGAAAGACAATCAGTTGCACTTCTGAGGTGTTGCCATGTCCAACAATGCGATCGAGATAGCCCGGACAAATTTGTAAAATTGAGCGCAACAGCACCGTGCGCGTCCCCCCATCCCACCCGACCGAGATATTATGTTCCCGCAACTCAATCGCCCGAACATATACTATATTTCGATAGGTGACCCGACGAACCGTTGCATTAGTGGACAGGTTCACTTTAAAACTATCCGCCACATCAATGGGGATAAAAGCATTCCCATTAATAATTACCCCCTGTTCGCCATAAATCTGCCCATTAATATTGATATTAATGGGGGGATAACTCGGGGGCCCCGAAGTGGAAGTCCCTGGAGGCACAGGGTCCGGCAGGGGGGTCCCAGTAGCCCAAGCCAGTAGCCCTTCAGCGATGCCGATCGCAAAGTCCCGGCGACGATTTTGGAGCAAAGACCGGTCCTCGGGGTTGGTGAGAAAGCAGACTTCCATCAACAAAGAGGGGATAATCACCCAGCGATTAAACGACAAATTGCCCAGGGCCGTTGCCGTATCCGGTTGAACCCCCCGATTGGGAAGCTGGGGAACTCGTCGCAGTAAACTTAGCAGCAGTTGTTCAGCATTTCGCTTGCGTTGGTCATTGTTGGTAATGTAGTAGACGCTGGCTCCACGGCCCGTCGGGTTCGCAAAGGCATTGGCATGGATTTCCAGGGCCACATCCCCAGCCCTTGCACGGCTGTTAATCCAGGAGATAGACTGACTCATGCTCAGGTTATCGGGAACCACTAAGACTTCTACCCCAGGACGCGATCGCAACTCCGCCACAATTAAATCCCGCAGGAGAATCATTTCCCGCGCTTCCGTCGTTCCTCCCGCCATCACCCCCGGATCGAGTGCCCCATTCTCATAACCCCCGTGACCGGCTGAAATAAAAATTCTGCCCATATTTCTAATTTAATCCTGTGCACCTGTTTCCATCTATCTTCATCAACTCCGGTAACCAATCGGTGATACTAGCACTATCAAAGCCAGTTAATATTGGATTTTTCGGGAGGGGGGTTCCTGAAGGGGTCTGTTCTGCCCTCTGCCGCCGAATTTGCGAATGGGTTGGAACCGTAGCATCAAGCTCAAATGATAAATTGCAGCGAAATCACGGATGCCATTAGGGTTCTCCAGGGTGTAATCTGGATCAAAAGGACTCAGATCCACCGGGGTGTCTTAGAAAACATCCGGATCGGTTTGGGATCAGCAGAGTCGGTCTATCATTGATGGATGAAATGGCAGCTCGGTTTGCAGATAAAGCCAGGAACAGTTGAGAGAATCAAGATGCAGTGGATCAAGTGCAGGAACGATCCCGAAGACCGGATCTCGATGCACCCGTACCGGCCAGATTGGGCCGGAAAATTACTGCCCCTAACCGACTCAACCTGTGCCTGTTGGATCTCATCACGAGGAAAAGTATCGCAAACATGGCTGAGTCTTTTACTATACACCTGAGTTCACCCGTTCTGAGGCCCGAATCCCCGGGTCGATTCATGCAAGAGTTCCACTGCGCTGATTTAGGGAGACAAATTGCCCAAATCCTCGTGACGCAAACCGAGACCGGGAGTGTGTTGCGCGGCATCCTGGAGTGGGTTGGCTCGTTGTTCCCCGCCGATTGTTGTCTGATGGTGGTTCGAGACCCCCAAGACCAATCTGTCCAGACCCAGATATGGCAATCTCCCAGCCCAAATGCGCCGTTCTTGCCCGAGGAATTGGCAACTCTGCAAGGAGTAAATTGGTTAGAAATCCTAGACGGTGCAAACCTGGTGGCGATTTCTGATCCCCAGGGCGCTTGGCGAGAGGTCTTAGGGGTGGGGGCCACAGCGGCGGTGCCCGTCGGCAGAGTCTTAGCCATCACCACCCGATTTCAGGGTGAGATTAACGGAGCCATTATTGTTATGCGTGGATGTCTTCGAGTCGCTGTGGAGGGAAGAAAGAGGGGATCAGCGGGGAGGGCCCGGTTGGAAAATCTGGAGCAATTTCAGGGTTCCTATTGGAGTTCTATGGAAATGATGAACCTCACGGCCCTGTCGGAACAAGTGGCGATCGCCTTCAATCAGGTCCTCCAGACTCAAGCAGTCGGGTCCCTAGAACAACAGGTTCGCCAGAAAGAAAAATATCAAACCCTGATCCACGAGCTCACGATCGCAATTCATCGCGGGGCCGATATTGAACGAATACTTCAGATGGCAATCCATAGTCTGGCTGAAACGTTGCAAGCCGATCGCGGTCGCATCCTGCTCTTAAAATATGCTGACCCCCTGTTTAAACCGGGCCTCCAGCCGAGCAACCGCATGGCTGCTTCCCGAGAGGGGGATTCCGAACGGCCCCCGGATTCGGCAGCCTCGCGCATTCCCAAAGCCAAAGTATCCGTTGTCTCTGAC is a genomic window of Laspinema palackyanum D2c containing:
- the tftA gene encoding hormogonium tapered terminus morphoprotein TftA, which encodes MGRIFISAGHGGYENGALDPGVMAGGTTEAREMILLRDLIVAELRSRPGVEVLVVPDNLSMSQSISWINSRARAGDVALEIHANAFANPTGRGASVYYITNNDQRKRNAEQLLLSLLRRVPQLPNRGVQPDTATALGNLSFNRWVIIPSLLMEVCFLTNPEDRSLLQNRRRDFAIGIAEGLLAWATGTPLPDPVPPGTSTSGPPSYPPINININGQIYGEQGVIINGNAFIPIDVADSFKVNLSTNATVRRVTYRNIVYVRAIELREHNISVGWDGGTRTVLLRSILQICPGYLDRIVGHGNTSEVQLIVFLKGNNPQAIVQFPDLPKLYREEAAIEGINYDIAFCQMCLETNFLRFNGEIQPTQNNFAGLGSVGGGNTAASFPSARIGVRAHIQHLKAYASIEPLVMEQVDPRFRFVARGIAPLLEQLSGRWAADLQYGQKILALLRRLYESSGLL